The proteins below come from a single Thunnus thynnus chromosome 10, fThuThy2.1, whole genome shotgun sequence genomic window:
- the fzd1 gene encoding frizzled-1, which yields MVYNRLVRTVLTSSFFILLLNVGIFRVNGQYGGGDRGMSIPEHGFCQPISIPLCTDIAYNETIMPNLLGHTNQEDAGLEVHQFYPLVKVQCSPDLKFFLCSMYAPVCTVLEQALPPCRSLCERARQGCEALMNKFGFQWPDTLACESFPVHGAGELCVGQNMSDRTEPDAPGPYPTERIYPDPVNGQFRCPTSLRVPPYLNYRFLGQENCGAPCEPKRSHGMMYFSEEELKFARIWIGIWSVLCCASTLFTVLTYLVDMKRFSYPERPIVFLSGCYTMVSIAYIAGFLLEDKVVCNDRFDNDIRTVVQGTKKEGCTILFMMLYFFSMASSIWWVILALTWFLAAGMKWGHEAIEANSQYFHLAAWAVPAIKTITILAVGQVDGDVLSGVCFVGINSVDALRGFVLAPLFVYLFIGTSFLLAGFVSLFRIRTIMKHDGTKTEKLEKLMVRIGIFSVLYTVPATIVIACYFYEQAFREQWERTWISQTCKTYAVPCPIQNHPNMSPDFTVFMIKYLMTLIVGITSGFWIWSGKTLNSWRRFSTRLANSKQGETTV from the coding sequence ATGGTTTACAACAGACTCGTTCGTACGGTTTTGACTTCATCGTTTTTCATTCTGCTCCTAAACGTGGGGATTTTTCGAGTAAATGGGCAGTACGGCGGCGGTGACCGGGGAATGTCTATACCGGAGCACGGCTTCTGCCAGCCGATTTCCATCCCGCTGTGCACGGACATCGCGTACAACGAGACTATCATGCCCAACCTGCTGGGTCACACCAACCAGGAGGACGCTGGGCTGGAGGTCCACCAGTTCTACCCGCTGGTGAAAGTGCAGTGCTCTCCGGATTTAAAGTTCTTCCTCTGCTCCATGTATGCGCCGGTGTGTACGGTGCTGGAGCAGGCGCTGCCGCCGTGCCGCTCTCTGTGCGAGCGCGCGCGGCAGGGCTGCGAGGCGCTCATGAACAAGTTCGGCTTCCAGTGGCCCGACACCCTCGCGTGCGAGTCCTTCCCGGTGCACGGCGCGGGAGAGCTGTGCGTCGGGCAGAACATGTCGGACCGCACCGAGCCGGACGCGCCCGGCCCCTACCCTACCGAGCGCATCTATCCTGACCCCGTGAACGGTCAGTTCAGGTGCCCGACCTCGCTCAGGGTGCCCCCCTACCTGAACTACCGCTTCCTCGGGCAGGAGAACTGCGGTGCACCGTGTGAGCCGAAAAGATCTCACGGGATGATGTACTTCAGCGAGGAGGAGCTCAAATTCGCGAGGATATGGATCGGCATCTGGTCGGTGCTGTGCTGCGCTTCCACTCTGTTCACAGTGTTGACCTACCTGGTGGACATGAAGCGCTTCAGCTACCCAGAACGCCCCATTGTCTTCCTGTCCGGCTGCTACACTATGGTGTCCATCGCCTACATTGCAGGGTTCTTACTGGAGGACAAGGTGGTTTGCAATGACAGGTTTGACAATGATATAAGGACTGTGGTGCAGGGCACTAAAAAGGAGGGCTGCACCATCCTCTTCATGATGCTGTACTTCTTCAGCATGGCCAGCTCAATCTGGTGGGTGATCCTGGCTCTCACCTGGTTCCTGGCAGCAGGGATGAAATGGGGCCACGAGGCCATTGAGGCTAACTCTCAGTACTTCCACCTGGCAGCCTGGGCCGTGCCCGCCATCAAAACCATTACCATCCTGGCTGTGGGGCAGGTGGACGGGGACGTGTTGAGCGGGGTTTGCTTCGTGGGCATCAACAGCGTGGACGCCCTGCGAGGCTTCGTGCTGGCTCCGCTGTTTGTCTACCTGTTCATCGGCACCTCCTTCCTCTTGGCAGGATTCGTGTCCCTGTTTCGCATCCGCACCATCATGAAGCACGACGGCACCAAGACGGAGAAGCTGGAGAAGCTGATGGTGCGGATAGGGATCTTCAGCGTTCTGTATACCGTGCCGGCTACCATCGTCATCGCCTGCTACTTCTACGAGCAGGCCTTCAGAGAGCAGTGGGAGAGGACGTGGATCAGCCAGACGTGTAAGACGTATGCCGTGCCGTGCCCTATCCAGAACCACCCCAACATGAGCCCCGACTTCACTGTCTTCATGATAAAGTATCTCATGACGCTCATTGTGGGCATCACCTCCGGCTTCTGGATCTGGTCTGGGAAGACCCTCAACTCCTGGAGGAGGTTTTCCACGAGACTGGCCAACAGTAAACAGGGTGAGACCACAGTGTGA